One genomic window of Misgurnus anguillicaudatus chromosome 12, ASM2758022v2, whole genome shotgun sequence includes the following:
- the LOC129447583 gene encoding uncharacterized protein produces the protein MQLHHKHQRRLPEWIATYTAFRRAFAEVKRVRILEKLAALRADGPVVAMASTLDLQREEEQAGEEAIDAPAEEDDKEQPCGSEACESVADFKGPTEKLLQALESPTEEVGPSTAKRSTTLREKTPRPSSTPPQESEQGSDPVKEESATSLYPEHNVVPNQLLVEYRLQQQGPEPSRKLKENVAGNLYWIRSFIGHMAAGNGRLSTLEFLDDPGRIRNSPADGRAARGCVR, from the exons ATGCAGCTGCATCACAAGCACCA AAGGAGGTTGCCAGAATGGATCGCCACTTACACTGCCTTCCGGCGAGCCTTCGCCGAGGTCAAGAGGGTTCGAATTCTGGAGAAGCTGGCCGCCTTGAGGGCCGATGGACCGGTGGTGGCGATGGCGTCTACCCTGGACCTGCAGAGGGAAGAAGAGCAGGCCGGGGAAGAAGCCATCGACGCCCCGGCGGAGGAGGACGACAAAGAGCAGCCCTGCGGTTCCGAGGCCTGCGAGAG CGTCGCTGACTTCAAAGGGCCGACTGAAAAACTGCTGCAGGCCCTGGAGTCTCCCACGGAGGAGGTGGGGCCGTCGACGGCCAAGCGAAGCACGACGCTGAGGGAGAAGACTCCAAGGCCTTCCTCGACGCCCCCGCAAGAGTCCGAGCAAGGATCGGATCCGGTCAAGGAGGAGAGCGCCACTTCTCTGTATCCAGAGCACAATGTGGTCCCGA ACCAACTCCTGGTGGAGTACCGCCTGCAACAGCAGGGCCCAGAACCCTCCAGGAAGCTCAAAGAGAATGTGGCGGGGAATTTATATTGGATCCGATCTTTCATCGGGCACATGGCGGCGGGGAATGGGCGCCTGTCGACGCTGGAGTTTCTAGACGACCCCGGGAGGATCAGGAA TTCTCCCGCAGATGGCAGAGCAGCTCGAGGTTGTGTAAGATAG